The Lucilia cuprina isolate Lc7/37 chromosome 5, ASM2204524v1, whole genome shotgun sequence genome includes a window with the following:
- the LOC111681099 gene encoding diphosphomevalonate decarboxylase, with protein MFIETCIAPVNIALIKYWGKRDEELILPINDSLSMTLSTDEMCAKTTAAACSSFKEHRMWLNGDEVPFEENPRIMRCLKALQRLALAKGESLKFPLEWKLHIVSRNNFPTAAGLASSAAGYACLVYTLASLYGIADEELTAIARQGSGSACRSLHGGFVRWHMGKLEDGGDSIAAPVVSASHWPNMHVLILVVNDGRKKTSSTKGMQRAVETSDLIKYRAKYCVPQRINAITDAIKEKDFETFAKIAMQDSNQFHAIALDTYPPCVYMNDVSHAIASFVHAYNTAVGHTRVAYTFDAGPNACLYVLKEHVPSLLQALNKSFPNDNATNVEYFKGIPIDEEVSANASASANDDIILNGNFSFAINERNLLKYIIHTKIGLGPQRLNKDESLINATTGLPF; from the exons atgtttattgaaACTTGCATAGCACCCGTGAATATagctttaattaaatatt GGGGCAAACGAGATGAAGAATTGATTTTACCGATAAACGACTCATTAAGCATGACTCTTAGCACCGATGAG ATGTGTGCTAAAACTACAGCTGCTGCTTGTTCATCGTTTAAGGAACATCGTATGTGGTTGAATGGCGATGAGGTGCCGTTTGAAGAAAATCCTCGTATTATGAGATGTTTAAAAGCTT TACAACGCTTAGCTTTAGCCAAAGGCGAGTCACTGAAATTCCCTCTCGAATGGAAGCTGCATATAGTGTCGCGTAATAACTTTCCCACGGCTGCTGGTTTGGCCTCAAGTGCGGCTGGTTACGCTTGTCTAGTCTACACTTTAGCCTCTTTATATGGCATAGCCGATGAAGAGCTAACAGCAATTGCCCGGCAGGGTAGTGGTTCTGCCTGCCGTAGTTTACATGGTGGCTTCGTACGTTGGCATATGGGTAAACTGGAAGATGGTGGTGATTCTATAGCAGCTCCAGTTGTTTCAGCTTCACACTGGCCCAATATGCATGTGCTTATATTGGTGGTCAATGATGGCCGTAAGAAGACTAGTTCCACTAAGGGCATGCAGCGGGCGGTAGAAACATCTGATCTTATTAAATATCGTGCTAAATATTGTGTACCACAACGCATTAACGCGATCACTGATGCtattaaagaaaaagattttgaaaCATTTGCCAAAATAGCCATGCAAGACTCCAATCAATTTCATGCCATAGCTTTGGATACTTATCCTCCTTGTGTTTATATGAATGATGTTTCCCATGCTATAGCCTCATTTGTGCATGCCTACAATACGGCTGTGGGACACACTAGAGTAGCTTACACCTTTGATGCGGGACCAAATgcttgtttgtatgttttaaagGAACATGTTCCCAGTTTACTGCAAgctttaaataaatcatttccAAATGATAATGCCACCAATGTGGAGTATTTTAAGGGCATACCTATAGATGAGGAGGTTTCAGCTAATGCCTCTGCTTCGGCCAATGatgatattattttaaatggcaATTTTTCATTTGCCATAAATGAACGTAATCTACTTAAGTACATAAtacacacaaaaattggtttggGACCTCAACGCCTAAATAAAGATGAAAGTTTAATTAATGCCACCACTGGTCTTCCATTTTAA
- the LOC111681105 gene encoding nematocyst expressed protein 3-like gives MFIKLCFVLLTVLACALAAPGHLAAAPIAAPYTAPVAAAAYTAPVAAAAYTAPLAAAAYSAPYAAAYSAPYTAAYTAPYTAPYAAAYTAPYAAAYSAPYAAAFTAPLASTSHSHRVDIYNKYSPAVVAAPAKLIASAPAAYVASPFAAPAAVAAAPAKLIASAPAAYVAPAAPAKFVAPAPARLVAPAIY, from the exons atgtttattaaattg tgcTTTGTATTACTTACTGTGTTGGCTTGTGCTTTGGCTGCTCCTGGCCATTTAGCGGCAGCTCCTATTGCTGCCCCCTATACTGCGCCGGTAGCTGCTGCTGCCTATACTGCGCCGGTAGCTGCTGCTGCCTATACTGCGCCGTTAGCTGCTGCTGCCTATTCTGCTCCTTATGCTGCTGCCTATTCTGCTCCATATACAGCTGCCTATACCGCTCCTTATACTGCTCCCTATGCCGCTGCTTATACAGCTCCTTATGCTGCCGCTTACTCTGCTCCCTATGCTGCCGCCTTTACAGCTCCTTTAGCCTCCACTTCACATAGTCATCGTGTTGATATCTACAACAAATATAGtcctgctgttgttgctgctccTGCTAAATTAATTGCTTCAGCTCCAGCTGCTTATGTGGCATCTCCCTTTGCGGCTCCAGCTGCTGTAGCAGCTGCTCCTGCTAAACTAATAGCTTCAGCTCCTGCTGCTTATGTTGCTCCAGCTGCTCCTGCTAAATTTGTTGCACCTGCACCGGCTAGATTAGTGGCACCAGCTATATATTGA